In the Gorilla gorilla gorilla isolate KB3781 chromosome 1, NHGRI_mGorGor1-v2.1_pri, whole genome shotgun sequence genome, ccatatagcatcatgcagtatacccatgcaacaaacctgcacatgtacactctgaatctaaaatagaagttgaaattatagaaacaaaacaaatataatatgaaaatttCTGACCAAATGAACTTTTTTTCTAAGCCCAAATTATGTTCTCAGAGTTCCCAGTTAAATTTTGACAAGCCACACCAACACCTTTCAATGGGGAAAAGAATTGTCTTTTCAAAAACATTGCCAAAACCACAGCTAACTGCATGCTAAAAGATAAAGTTTGAACTTTACCTCACTTTATacacaaaaagtaactcaaaatgtatcaatGGCCTAAATATAATATCTACAACTGTAGAAATAGTATAACAAATATAGAGGTATTCTTGACCTTGATTTTGGCAATTGGTTCTTAGGTTTGACACGAAAAACAtgaccaacaacaaaaaagtagacGAATTGGACTtactcaaaatttaaaacatgcatacatcaaaacgtattatcaagaaaataaaaaagctgcctacagaataagaaaatatttatacaacATATATCTAATAAAGATTTTTATAGGCAGGGTATATAAGAACAcacacaactcaacaataaataCACAAGCAAACCAATTAGAAAATGtgtaatggacttgaatggacatTATTCCAAAGAATGTGTACAAATGGCCAATCAAGAAGATGCTTACTATCATTgttgaatttggaaataaaaatcaaaaccacaataagacccTGATTCACACCTGCTAGTAtgactagaatttttaaaaagtgaaaaagtaaGGGTTGGTaaagatgtagagaaattagaATACTTAATTATTGTTTGCAGGCATGTAAAATAGAGCAGCCACTCAGGAAAGTAGTTTAGAAGTCCCTGAAAGCTTAAATATGGTATTACATCTAATTTAGCAATTAACATGTTTAGGTATATGCCcaagataaataaatgagtatattCACATAGACCCttgtaccaaaatatttacagcaATGCTATTTACAATAGTCAAAAGGCAGAAATAACTCAAATACTTATctgatatgtgtataaacaaatTTTTATGTATACATGAAATTTATTACATACtaattaaataatacttattacaataatattcagacataaaaatgaTGAACCTTAAAAGCAAAGTATCAAAAAGCCACACATAAAAGGTCATATATGGTATGACTGCTATTATATGTAAgatccagaacaggcaaatccatcaAGACAAAACAAGTTAGTATTTGCTATTTGTGTTCCTCAAGGatctccagaaaaacaaaaacaataggaTATATAAAGACATATGAAAAGATTTATACTGGAAATTGTCTCAGGTGATcacaaaggaaaattttaaagactACCCCATTTTGCACCTGACTGGCCTGAACTTCCTGTTTACATATAAAAGTGTAACTTGTCAGAGATAAGCCTTCCTCCATATGAACTATAATCCCGAATAAAACCTTTGATTAAACTTATTATCTGCTCTTTCACTGTTGGGGGAGCATGATGAGAAGGACAGATACTTCACTTTCTCCTGAGCACAGACTTATTTTGTTATGGATTAgtacacataaaaataatcagaaaatgtcTGAAATGATTCTGTGACTTTATATAGGAATTTGCCTGTGCTCAGGGGCCTGCTGAAGGTCAATATCAGAGCTAGAGCTTAGGTACATACCATGGTGACTTCAGGGCTGTCACCAAACATTTGGGGCTTGTCTCCTCTGGGCATATGAGAGGATCCTATTTCTCTGGCTCTTGCAGTAAGGCTTTGCCCTAGGACTTCCTTCAGCTGATGAAATATGAGAAGAGACATGTGTCACTGCAGGTGGAAGCTTTTACAAACCACAGCAGGCTTCTCCCCATTCCTCTTTTCCCCACCATGGTGACTATAGAAGCATATATTGTTTCTGAGATGACAGATGATGGAAACAACCTGGGATTCCAAGCCAGCACATGGAGAATTGCTGCTCAGGAGAGCTACCAAGTCCCACCACCCACTTTGCAGGAGGAAGAGACaatctttcccttttttaaaGATTGAAGTTTTAGGGCTAGTTATGGCAGCATAACCTGCCCTTCTGACTTTTGCTCTGTGTCCGTTTCTTTATCTGTATTATGGAGATAAtattagtacctacctcatagagcTGTTTTAAGGATTAAAAGAGTTAGTATATATACAGCTTTGAAAACAGTGGCCACATATTGTaatctctcaataaatgttagctaaccTCCTGGAAATAACATTTTTCAGTGGTTTAAAACTTATAAATGTATTTGCGGATGATGCATTTGGTATTTTTAAACACACGATGGAGACAAAAACACATAATGATATTAAGCTAAAATAACAGCTATAGTTTCTGAGTCTTGTATTTTcttgaaatatgttatttattatctGTGCTGAGTTATAGTTTGAATTTTTAAGAAACATGGGCATGTAgtatataatgttttcttttctccaaatataaagaagtgtatatatttgacaagaatatagaataaaatggaagctGACAGGACTGACCCTGTTTTCCCAGAACCGTTTATTGAGACTGTCTTCTCCCCAGTGCATGTTCTTgatgcctttgttgaaaatgagtttactgtatatgtgtggatttatttctgagttctctattcttttctattgatCTACATGTCTGTTCTTATACCAGTGCCATGCAATTTTGGTTTCTACAGCTTCATAGAACATTTTAAAGTctggtagtgtgatacctctagcattgttcttttttggttgtttgtttttgagacggagtctcgctctgtctcccaggctggagtgcagtggcgggatctcagctcactgcaagctccgcctcccaggttcatgccattctcctgcctcagcctcctgagtagctgggactacaggtgctcgccaccatgtctggctaatttttttgtatttttagtagagatggggtttcactgtgttaggcaggatggtctcgaactcctgatcttgtgatccacctgcctcagcctcccatagttctgggattacaggcgtgaaccaccgtgcccggccagcattGTTCTTTTAACTCAATTTTGCTTTGGCTAATCTGAgtattttttagttccatataaatattagaattaaTATTGCTATATCTGTGtggaatgtcattggtatttggtagggattgcatcgaatgtgtagattgctttgggtagtatgaacactTTGACCTACGGAAAACAGTATAAAATGGTCTGAACCAGCCAAGACCAGTGACAACTGGCATAATCTAAATTCTGGCTAGTCAAAATCAGTCATGGCACATCATAATCAGTGCAAACTTGTTGTGGCTAGTTGAAACAGGCCTAAACCACTTGCAGCCTGTCAGAACCAGTCCAAATTGAGATCAGTTGAAACTGGCCTACACCATTTAGAAATGGATATGATGACTCAGAACCAGCATCAACTTTGCCCAGTCAAAACTGACCTAAACCAATTGTGGCTAGTCTAAATCAACCTAAACCAGTCATGACCCAGCCATACCAGTTCCTTTGGCTTAATAGAACACTCTTTCTGGTCCTGCAGTGCCTTTTAGTGTTTAACTATGGCAAGTTAGGTAAAATGACACATCTGTTCAAGATTACATAATAGGAAAGTAAAAAGGTTTCTAAGGTCAAAGAGAATATGTAAAAGGCCCGTTTAGTCTCTAGTAATGACCTTTCCCCTAAAGAGATGTGAGCATTTCTTGATTGTGTGTTTCAGTTCTTGTCATACTGGTGTTAGTAAGaagtgtctcaaaagaaaactgaCAAGAGCATGACTAGTCAGAACCAATATAAACTTATTTTAGCTGGTTGCAATTAATCAAGCTTGGTTGAGGCTGCTCCCAGCCAGTCAGAGCCACTTGTGGCCAACTGAAACCAGTCTAAACCAGTCAGAGCCAGACATGACCAGTCAGAACTGGCAGAAATGGATTGTGGCTGCTTAAATATGATAAAAAGTGGTGTGGCTGGTCATAATCAATCCAAAGCAGTAATGGCCATTTGAAACCAACCCTAACTAGTTGTTAATGATGATAACTAATCTAAGCCCATTGTGGCCAGTGGAAACCAGTCTACACCATTCTGAACTGGTCATGACCAATCAGAATTGGCAGAAAATGATTGTGGCCAATCAAAACCAGTTAAAACCAGTCAAGACTGTCATAGCTAGTTTCAACTAGTTGTGTTTAGTTGAAGCAGAATAAAACCAGTTGGAACTAGCCATCTTTGGTCATAAACTGATTACGTTTAGTCAAAACTGGTCAAATCCAGTCATGACCAGTCATATCTGGTCCAAACCATTTGTGTCCAGTTGAAACCAACTTAAACCATTTTCAGCCATTTTTAAGTGGCTCAAACCATTGGTGGCAGCTGATACCAGTCTGAAATGATCAGAATTAGCCATGGGAAGACAGAATCATTATAAACAGTTCAGCACAAACCAGTCTAAACCATTGCCTCCAGTCAGAACTAGTCTAAACTGATTATAACATGTTGAAACTGTTTTACACCAAGAATAAGTGACCAAGACTAGTCAGAACCGGCCAAAACTGTCTTTGGCCAGTCAAAACTAATTGTGGTCAGTTATAACCACTCAAAGCTGGTTATGTCCAATCTAAAGCCATCTAAACCAGTTGTGCTGATAAGAACTGGTCTAAAGCAGTTGGAGCCAGTTGAAACCCGGTTGTAACCAGCCATGACAAATGGATAGCCACCAAAACTGCTCACAGTTGATCTAGACTGGCCTAATGCTTAAGGCCAGTGCTTAACCCTTTCAAACTGGTTGTGGCCAGTGGTAGCCAGGCTAAATTGGTTGCATTGGCCAGAACTAACCTAAAGCAGATGTTGGTAGTTAAAACCATTCTAAATCATTTGGAGCTAGCCATGCTTGTCCAGAAGGTGTCCAAACAAGTTTCGGCTAGTCGAAGCCAGTTAAACTCAGTCACAGCTGGTTGTGGTTCATTATAACTAAACCAGTTGTGGcttatctaatgctagatgacgagttagtgggtgcagcacgccagcatggctcatgtatacatatgtaactaacctgcacaatgggcacatgtaccctaaaacttacagtataataaaaaaatagaataaaataaacacatctaAATTAACTGTGACCCATTAGTAAAAGTCCCCTTGGCTTAATGCAATGCTCTTTCTGGTTTTAGAGTGCCTTTTAGTGTTCCGTGTCTGCTCAAGGTTGTACAATGTGAACACGAAAAgatcaaaaggaaaatttaaaaggtCCCCTTTAATCTATAATAGTGACCCTCTTCTCAAAGAGGTATCTGTGTTTCTTGTTTGTGGGCTCTTGTTCTAATCATATGCATATTCCCCATTTGGTAAGGAGCCTCTCAAAAGAAAACTGCAAAGGCTGACATAAGGAAACAAATTCTACAAGTAAGCGATCTAACCACGAAGCTGGTCAGAACTAGTCCAAACTGGCTGTGACCAGCTGAAACTGGTCTAAACTGGTTAAAACTTGTTGTAGCCCATCAGGACCGGCATTAATCAATTGCAGCTTGATTTAACTTGTTGGAATACCTTTAAAAGAGGACTGAGGCTTTCCCTGAGGTGAGAAAGGCTCTTCTGTGGACCTTGAAAAACAAGGTACCAGGAGTCATTCagctgaaaaaaatgaatgatctCAACCACCACTTGAGCTTGGAATATGACTCTTAGCTTTATACGacactgcagccccagccaacaACTGGATTGCAATCTTATAATACCTTAAGCAGAATACCCTGCCAAGACATGTAGGGACTTCTGACCCATATAAATTGTAACTAAATGAATAGTTGCAATTTACAGCTGCTAAGTTTGCTGTACTTGTCATGCAGAAAAAGAAAGCTAATATGGTGGGAATGTTaccatagatttttcttttttttttttgaaactgagtctcactctctcccccaggctggagtgcagtggcgtgatctcggctcactgcaagctccgcctcctgggttcacaccattctcctgcctcagcctcccgagtagctgggactacaggcacccaccaccatgcccggctaattttttgtatttttagtagagatggggtttcaccttgttagccaggatggtctcgatctcctgaccttgtgatctgcccgtctcagcctcccgaagtgctgggattacaggcgtgaaccaccatgcccggctgttacCATAGATTTTTTAACACAACAGTTAATATTCATATTAGGTAATGGCAGTTTTTTCTCATGAAAGATATAAGAATGTCCATAATTACATTTATTCTCATATAAATATCATTACAACAATATCTATGGTAATGCTATACATCAAATTATGGAAGACATGAAGACTTCAGAAAATATAGACTTCTTtattaaattagataaaattacTAATAAATCCATCAAAAATTAATGTTATGCGATTGCAGTACACTACTCTTATAAAGATTAGCATATCTAAGAATGTAAAATTCACACTGAGAGAATTTCTACTCTCAGTTTAGTCTCTTGTGCATAATTTAGTGCCTgtggaagaaggaaataaatgagatCTTCTCAATTCTCCAACACCCTGGAGGAAGACAGTGTCCATTACAAGACATGCACAATATGCCCAAACCTCAGTCTTACGTATCTTTTTTCTCCATCTAagttacatttcatttttataatgattCTAAAGGCATACTTTTTAGCAGATAAATAATTTGTGATTCATACTAACACAATGATTAGTCCAAAGTGTGGTACTGAACTTAGTAGAATTCTTTGTTTTTCAAGGATAAATCTATGTATGTTAAAAGACACCAGATTTAATACATACAGTCAAACAGTGAGGTACTATGATTGACAAATGTCTCTCATTTGTTAGatgatattaaaaaggaaaaaatatatggaGGTACATTTTCTATTggaacaaatatatacttatagcCATATATTGAACTAAtcacaacaaaaatatgaaatatttgaatGAACAAGAATGCAAACAATTTTTGCAATTTCTTAATCTTATGTTACtacctgtaaatatatacaaatgagtACATATTAGGTTCTGGATTATTTTAATTCAATACATAAATTTAAGCATAAAGCGAAGTAtgtaagaaaaaagcaaaatataattaGGCAATTTACTCTTCAGACTTGCCCTTCCTAAATATCTTCATGAACCCTCTGGCCACTTCTTTGTTCCGGAGGCTGTAGATGAGGGGATTCAGCATGGGAGTGAGGATGGTGTAGAATACAGATACCATCTTGTCCTGGGTGGGTGAACGTTCAGATGTGGGTCGCATGTACATAAACATGGCCGCTCCATAGTACATTCCCACCAccatgaggtgggaggagcaggtAGCAAAAGCTTTGCGGCGGCCCTCCCCAGATCCCATGTGAATGACAGCCAGCATAACTCGAGCATAGGAAGCAATGATAATTGCTACAGGGAAGAGAAGCATAATTACACAGCAGAtgaatatcatcctttcaaacaTCAAGTTGTCATTGCATGAAAGAATAAGAAGGGCAGGTACGTCACAGAAAAAATGGGGTATTTCCCGGGCACCACAGTATGAGAAGGACAGTGCAACTGCAACTTCAGTTATGCCATCAAGGGAGCCAAGAACCCAAGAAGCAGCAGCCATGAGACCACAGATTTTTTGGCTCATGAGGACTGGGTATCTTAATGGGTGGCAAATGGCAACATACCGATCATAGGCCATTGCAGCCAAGAGGAAACATTCAGCTCCAAGCAGGGACACATAGAAGAATATCTGAGTTCCACAACCTGCCAGAGAGATAAAATTTTTTCCAGACAAGTAGTTGAAGGC is a window encoding:
- the LOC101136561 gene encoding olfactory receptor 2M3-like → MAWDNQTFNSDFILLGIFNHSPTHTFLFTLVLGIFSVTFMGNSAMVLLIYLDTQLHTPMYFLLSQLSLMDLMLICTTVPKMAFNYLSGKNFISLAGCGTQIFFYVSLLGAECFLLAAMAYDRYVAICHPLRYPVLMSQKICGLMAAASWVLGSLDGITEVAVALSFSYCGAREIPHFFCDVPALLILSCNDNLMFERMIFICCVIMLLFPVAIIIASYARVMLAVIHMGSGEGRRKAFATCSSHLMVVGMYYGAAMFMYMRPTSERSPTQDKMVSVFYTILTPMLNPLIYSLRNKEVARGFMKIFRKGKSEE